The genomic region GCCCGCCGCCCGCCGAGGAGCCCATCACGAGCAGACGCTCGGGGTCTGCTCCCCAGTCGGCCGCGTGCCGCGCGAACCACTCGAGCGCGGCGTAGCAATCCTCGACACCGGCCGGCCAGGGGTTCTCCGGTGCGAGCCGGTATTCGACGGAGACGGCGACCGCGTCGAACGCGACGACGAGTGGAACCACGGCACCGACGGCCATGTAGCGGTTGCCGAGCACCATGCCGCCGCCGTGAATGCCGAAGATGGCCGGTCCGTTCGTGGATCCGCCTTTCGGGCTCACCACGGTGATCGCGACCTCCGGTGATCCCGCCGGTCCCGGAACGGTGAGCTCCGTGAGCTCGACGGGGGCATCGCCGACGAGCATGTCCGGGTCGCCGAGAGTGACCCTGTCGACGTGCTCGCGGCTCGGAACGATGGTGTCCGCGCGCAGCGGGACCGGCTCGAAGGTCTGGCGCATCATCTCCATTCCGTCGAGCAGTTCGGGGTCGTACGGAACGGGTGGGAGCTTCTGGTAGTCGGAAACGGTCATGTCGTTCGCCTCTCGCGTCGTTGCGGTGCGGTCGTTGTGGTGGAAGTCGGTGATGGTATGGCTGAGGGATGGTGGAGCCGGGTGTTGGAAGCAGGGAGTGCGGATGCCCGCCCGACCGACGGCAGGCATCCGCACCCTGTCGTGGTGCTCGGCCTACGGCCCAGCGGGGTCGACGACGTCTCTGTCCGCCCAGAACGGCTCGACGGCGGAGCGGATGCGCTCGGCTCCGAGCCTCTCGACGAGTTCGAACGCGGCAAGGTTGTCGTCGAGCTGCTCGAGGCGGGTGGCACCGAACAGCGTCGTGACGTTCGCGGGGTGGGTGAGCGTGAACGCGATCGCCAGGCGCGCGGGTGTGGTGTCGAGGCTCTCCGCCAGCGCCACGTACGCCGGCAGCGTCTTCAGCAGGGTGGCGCGCACCTCGCCGGGGTCGCGGCCGACCTCGCGCGTGAGCTCAGTCCTGCCCGCGAGGTATCCGCCCTCGAGACAGTCGGAGGCCTCGAACACGAAGCCGTCGGCGAACAGCTCGCCGAACGGTTCGCCGTCGGGGATGGAGCGCCTGGCCACCGAGTACTTCAGCTGGGCGAACACCGGCGCGACGAGCCCCTCGTCGGCGGCGATGCGACGCAGCTCGGCGATGTTCGCGGCCGACCAGTTGTTGACGCCCCACGCCTTCACCAGGCCGGCGTCGACGAGCTCGTGCATGGCTGTGGCGATGTCGTGCATCGTGATGTCGTCGCGGTGGATGTCGCCGAGCACGGCCAGGTCGGCGTGATCGGTTCCCACCCGGAACAGCGCATGCTCCAGCTGGGGGCGGAAGCCGCCGTCGTAGGCATCCGTCCACACCTTCTCGGAGAGCAGGTACTGGTTGCGCGCGACGCCTGCACCCCTGATGATGGCCGAGAACAGCACATCGGTGATGGCCGGCGGGCGCATGCCCGGAAAGCCGTACACTCCGACGTCGAACAGGTTGACGCCGTGCTCGATCGCGGCGTTCACGAGCGCGACGGCGTCTTCGAAGTCCATGCGGTCGTAGGTGTGCCACGAGCCGAGGGCGAGAGCGGGCACCTGGATGTCGGTGCCCGGCAGCGCCCTGCGGGGGACGGTCTGAGTCATGAATCGCTCCTTCGCGTTTCGTCCGGCCGCTCGCCGGAGAAGGTGGTGGGTGCCTCCGACATCTCGCCGGAGAGGGTGGTGAGGCTCTCCGGCCCCACGCCGGAGAAGGTGGGCGTCTCGGGCCTATCGCCGGAGAGCTAAGTGGGATTCGTGCGACCGGCCGACGTGTCCTCCGACCGGCCGCACGAAGTGGGTGCGGCCCGGATCCTGGCCTACGGC from Humibacter ginsenosidimutans harbors:
- a CDS encoding alpha/beta hydrolase: MTVSDYQKLPPVPYDPELLDGMEMMRQTFEPVPLRADTIVPSREHVDRVTLGDPDMLVGDAPVELTELTVPGPAGSPEVAITVVSPKGGSTNGPAIFGIHGGGMVLGNRYMAVGAVVPLVVAFDAVAVSVEYRLAPENPWPAGVEDCYAALEWFARHAADWGADPERLLVMGSSAGGGLSAAMALLARERKGPKLIGQLLDAPMIDDRNESPSTRQYDLRGLWDRNNNDTAWTALLGEKAGTDAVHWSAAPNRMEDLSNLPPAYIEVGSAEIFRDEATDYASRIWAAGGQAELHVWDGGHHGFSGFSPSSIVGAAANDARMSWLRRVLG
- a CDS encoding aldo/keto reductase codes for the protein MTQTVPRRALPGTDIQVPALALGSWHTYDRMDFEDAVALVNAAIEHGVNLFDVGVYGFPGMRPPAITDVLFSAIIRGAGVARNQYLLSEKVWTDAYDGGFRPQLEHALFRVGTDHADLAVLGDIHRDDITMHDIATAMHELVDAGLVKAWGVNNWSAANIAELRRIAADEGLVAPVFAQLKYSVARRSIPDGEPFGELFADGFVFEASDCLEGGYLAGRTELTREVGRDPGEVRATLLKTLPAYVALAESLDTTPARLAIAFTLTHPANVTTLFGATRLEQLDDNLAAFELVERLGAERIRSAVEPFWADRDVVDPAGP